The Triticum aestivum cultivar Chinese Spring chromosome 7B, IWGSC CS RefSeq v2.1, whole genome shotgun sequence genome window below encodes:
- the LOC123162266 gene encoding uncharacterized protein, translated as MVAEMGEAAPEAEVVPGAEGGHGEALMVLETLASSSLACTVPQFPTKWNSVKDKLRQLCSGLSLLRSNGGDGEDEEEEEGEEHHHVLAQFLQSASATVRAILDVASQCSDGTYSGGRLRLRSDMDGLSAKLEAHVRQLKEMASTGAATSPSQAIVAVRPGADAGVGEKRFFLKDLFSRIRIGGPVQRAQALATIAELMSEDEACVRVVALDVDDGVAVLAGFLESRDPRVQEEAAGAVAVVAGSDSYRGMLVKAGVIAPLVQVLENAGGVGAATALARERAAQALRELTENSDNVWAVCAHGGVTTLLHACADAGSGGRLLSSSFAVLRNLSRVEEVKMFMVEQGVVTELVKLSQKMEEVRKLGAVELLHAMALDDADVREEAIGMGVIQSLLQLIYPDLPYSYKAREVALAAIWFFCFSSASSIDDLTSSDVLGWLLHYLNNGDYAVLDCTLKILRHLAEASEEYSRMMARAGYFAALSGLLAAKSFRVREMAAQVLSSLLALHGNRVIFIQDGDNLDRLLQLLDPSEGKLMAKGLILSAVMSLAETGAGRKKIVSSEHFGSLKELADSGDSDAKKVVKKIANSSRLQSMFSKIWSA; from the coding sequence ATGGTTGCAGAGATGGGAGAAGCAGCACCGGAAGCAGAGGTGGTGCCAGGGGCAGAGGGCGGTCATGGCGAGGCGCTGATGGTGCTCGAGACTCTGGCGTCGTCTTCGCTGGCCTGCACCGTCCCGCAGTTCCCGACCAAGTGGAATTCCGTCAAGGACAAGCTCCGGCAGCTCTGCTCCGGCCTCAGTTTGCTGCGCAGCAATGGCGGCGAcggcgaagatgaggaggaggaagaaggggaagaacatCACCATGTGCTGGCTCAGTTTCTGCAGTCTGCTTCGGCCACCGTGAGGGCCATCCTGGACGTGGCCTCGCAGTGCAGCGACGGCACGTACAGCGGCGGTCGGCTGCGCCTGCGGAGCGACATGGACGGCCTCAGCGCCAAGCTGGAGGCGCACGTGCGGCAGCTCAAGGAGATGGCCTCCACCGGCGCGGCCACGTCGCCGTCGCAGGCCATCGTCGCGGTGCGGCCGGGCGCCGACGCCGGCGTCGGCGAGAAGAGGTTCTTCCTCAAGGACCTCTTCTCCCGGATCAGGATCGGCGGGCCGGTGCAGAGGGCGCAGGCGCTGGCCACAATCGCCGAGCTCATGTCGGAGGACGAGGCGTGCGTGCGGGTCGTGGCGCTCGACGTCGACGACGGCGTCGCCGTGCTCGCCGGCTTCCTCGAGTCGCGGGACCCGCGCGTCCAGGAGGAGGCAGCGGGCGCCGTGGCCGTCGTGGCGGGGTCCGACTCGTACAGGGGCATGCTGGTGAAGGCCGGCGTGATCGCGCCGCTGGTGCAGGTGCTGGAGAACGCCGGCGGCGTGGGCGCAGCCACGGCGCTCGCCAGGGAGCGCGCGGCGCAGGCGCTGCGGGAGCTGACGGAGAACTCGGACAACGTGTGGGCCGTGTGCGCGCACGGCGGCGTCACGACGCTCCTCCACGCCTGCGCCGACGCCGGCAGCGGCGGCCGGCTGCTCAGCTCCTCCTTCGCCGTCCTCCGGAACCTGAGCAGGGTGGAAGAAGTAAAAATGTTCATGGTGGAGCAGGGCGTGGTGACGGAGCTGGTCAAGCTCTcgcagaagatggaggaggtccgGAAGCTCGGCGCCGTGGAGCTGCTGCACGCCATGGCGCTGGACGACGCCGACGTGAGGGAGGAGGCCATCGGCATGGGGGTCATCCAGTCCCTCCTCCAGCTGATATACCCGGACCTCCCCTACTCCTACAAGGCCCGGGAGGTGGCCCTGGCCGCCATCTGGTTCTTCTGCTTCTCCTCGGCGAGCTCCATCGACGACCTGACCAGCTCCGACGTGCTCGGCTGGCTGCTCCACTACCTCAACAACGGCGACTACGCGGTGCTCGACTGCACGCTCAAGATCCTCCGCCACCTCGCGGAGGCCTCGGAGGAGTACAGCCGGATGATGGCCCGGGCCGGGTACTTCGCCGCGCTCTCCGGCCTGCTCGCCGCGAAGTCCTTCCGGGTGCGGGAGATGGCGGCGCAGGTGCTGTCCAGCCTGCTGGCGCTGCACGGGAACCGGGTCATCTTCATCCAGGACGGCGACAACCTGGACCGGCTGCTGCAGCTGCTCGACCCCTCCGAGGGCAAGCTGATGGCCAAGGGCCTCATCCTCTCGGCCGTCATGTCGCTCGCCGAGACGGGCGCCGGCAGGAAGAAGATCGTGTCGTCGGAGCACTTCGGGAGCCTCAAGGAGCTCGCCGACTCCGGCGACTCCGACGCCAAGAAGGTCGTCAAGAAGATCGCCAACAGCAGCAGGCTGCAGTCCATGTTCAGCAAGATATGGAGCGCCTAA